The window TGCGGCCGATGACGTTCGTATCCATCCCCGCGCCGCTGATGTTCTTGCCGATCTGATCGACGAGCAGAACGTGCGCCATGTTAAACGGCAGCCGTGGGATCCATTGCTTGGCGAGAATCAGCAGTTCTTTTTCGCGAGCTTCGAATTCATGTGGCGCGACGGCTTGGATCTTGGCCGTTTGATCGTAGGCGTTCTCGACAATCCCGACGCCGGCGACGATGCGACACTTGGCCAGCACTTCGCGAGCCACGCTGCGGAGGATTTGTCCGAAGTTGTAGTCAATGATCGCGCGATGATAGATCTTGGCCCCTTCGTGCTTGCCGAGGCCGATCAACATCATCTTCATCAAGCCGCTTTCGATGTCGCCGACGAAGTTGGTGTGCGGCTTCACTCGGCCGACGACGCACACATGATCGGCGCCGAAGGCATGCTTATCGAAATGCACCGGAAAGCCTTCTTGAGCCTGGCAGACGATGACCGTTTCCATGCTCGCCCGAATCGGGCAACCCATGGCGTGCTCCGTAATGCCATAACCCTCGATCAGCCCGCGCTGCCCTTCAGCCGTGCCGCCGCCGTGCGAACCCATCGCGGGGACGATGAACGGCTGCGCGCCGAGCTTTTTAAAATGATGAACAACCGCGTGAATGATCTTGGCGATGTTTGCAATGCCGCGGCTGCCGGCCGTGATGGCGACTGTCTGACCCGGCAACACTTTATTGCCGAGTTCGAGTCGCGCGAGTTCGTTCTCGACCGTCGTGGGAATGTCCTCGACGGTTTGCGAGTCGAACTTCTGGCGAACGCGAAAGATGTTTGGATAGGTAGACATGGAGAGACCTTACTTCTTGGCGAGCGACTGCTGCACTTCTTGTTTTAACTTCTGGAAACAGCCATCCGCCAGACTTTGCAGGCGGTCCTGATACGGCCCATCGGGTAGCAACCGTAGCGAGTCGAGCAGCGTCCATTTTCGGCTAGAAGGAGGCAAAACATCGATCGCGGCAAACACTCGTTCGATCTGTTCGCTGGTCACTTCGCGCGTAATCGGTTGTCCGAGGCCCATGATGACTTTGGCTCGCTGCAGATCGGCGAACTTGCCGGGGTCGTCCTGCATGGCTGCGAAGACGTGCGAGACGACGGCCTGTGTTTGCTGCACTTCGTCCCACTCGTTGCGAATTGAATCGAGCAGCAGGCTGAAATACGACACCGAGGCAAACGACATAGCGCCGCTCGTAAAACCGCAGCGCTGCCGCCGCGTGATGTCGTGGCGTGGGCCATCTTGCAGTGCGCGAGCCAGGTGCGGATCCCAGCCTTGCACGATTTTCAAATGCGCGAGCCGTGGATCATCGAGAAATCGCAGCGTGCTGTTCTCGTAATTGGCTTCGGTAACTTTGATGGCAACTACATTGTCGCCCCCCTGCCCTCCCACCAACTCGGCAGTCGCTTCGGGATTCATCGGACAGCCGCTGACATCGGAGATGGAATACAGACCAACGGCCAAGCCGCGCTCGGCGGCGCCTGCCACGATCGGTCGCATGTTTTCGGCGACTTGCTGATCGGTGGGATTGCTTCCCAGGTTATTGCCGGGGCGAGCGAAGACGACCGCGTATTGCAAACGTGCGAGCTGATCGAGCAACCGCGCGTTGGCGGCCTCGCCGTCTTCAGGTCGCAGCAGCGCGACCTTGTAGACGTCTTTCCAATCCATGTCGGCGGCGACTTGGAACCACTCTTCCAGTTCAGCCGCTGTCCGCAAGTGCGCCTGGCCGGTCGATGCGCCAATCAACAACGCCGAGCGACCGGCGCCAGGATAGGGATAGTCGAACGTTGCAAAGCGGCCCGCGACGCCAATCAGGGCCTGCAAAAACTGCTTCGTCCGCGCGTGATCAAGTCTTCGCCGCGGCAGCTCGCCGGTCGTGGGATCGAAACACGCCACCGTCGCGGCAGGATAGTTGGCAATCGGATCCTGAATGAGCGATTTTACGAGCGGAGAGATGTAATTGGTCACAGGCTGGCCTTCGTCGCGTCATGAGAGAGATGCGACGAAGTTTAATGCAGGCGATGCACTGCCGCGAGATGCGGAGGCGAGATGCCAGCCCAGCGCGAAGCCGTGCTAGTTCGACGCCGTGCGCGGGGCCTTGGCCAGATACTCTTTGATCCAGGCTTGGTCGGCGTCCGAAAGTTTTTCCAGAGGGATGGTCGTATTCACGCCCGTGGTGCGTTGCAGCTTGACCGTTTTTCCATCAATGCCGACAAACTTTGCTTCGGCTGTGTACTTGCCACTAGTCCAGGTACGATTGGCATCGGCAACATCCACGGTGACCTTGGGCAACACGGCTGGCTTGCTCGGAGCGCTGACCGGCCGCAGCACTTGCACCACTTCGGCTAGATCCGGCGCGGGAATTTCAACCTTGGCGACGCGCCAATGGCCGATCTTGTGCATGTGCAACGTTTGCCGGCCGATGACCGTCGGAATCTTATCGGTGAATTCGGCCGAGCCCAGCGTGCGAGCGACGGCTGAGATCGTAAGCGCCAGTTTGTTCGTTTCGGCTTGCTTCGCCAGCAGGTCGATGCCCGTCGCGATGGGTTCGCCGATGAAGGTGTCGTGGACCCACACTTCGACTGGTGCATTGTGGGGATTGTTCGGATCGTACTTGGGCAGCTCGAGCGGCGGGCCGCTGTCGCTGAAGCTTGTGGCGATTTGAAAGTAGTGCGGAGTCGTGCAGCAGGAATACTTGATATCCATCGGGCTATGGCTGTGACCCGTAGCCGAGGCCAGCGACCGGACGTCGGCCACTTCGTTGAGCTTGGCCAGCCGATGGGCTGCTGTCTTTTCAAACGCCAGTTGAATTCGCCGTTCGGCTCGCTGAGCGGCAATCTGTTCAAACTGCCCATGTTGACCGGCTTCGATCGCAGCTGCCCGGCGGCGAACAATTCGACCAATAATTCCGCCGCGGGTTGAATCGATGTTCTCGATCGTGGTTTGCGTCGTTGCATTTACCTTGGCAGGCTGACCATAAAAACCACGGGTTGGTTCAAAAACGACCAGCTTCGTGGCCGTAAATTTCGTCGTTGAGCGGCTCGTGACGATCGCCGGTCCGTTGTAACCGGTGGTGTGCGAGACTGCCGTTCCTTCGAGAATGATTTGAAATTTCGCACTGTCGCCACTCTCGATCAACTTGACGACCGGAGTGCCGGTGACCTTGGCTTTGCCGATTACGGTGGTTCCAAGCATCTGCTCTTGCACATCGGATTCGCGATTAACGAGATCCTTACCGTCCATCGATGAGTTCAGCATCGCGCTGGAAACTCGCAGCACAATACGATGATCCGGCTTCGGATCGGCTGCAAACGCCGTGAGCGTCGCGCCCCACAATAAGAGTGCGGCTACAAAGATTTCCGACTTGCGCTCGCGCCAGCTGGTATTCACGGCCATGCCCTCATCTTCGCCCAAGTTGTTCCGACCACGCGTTCCTTGCAGATGCCGTGCCACCATTTTAGTTCAAGGCCGTGGCGATTGCGACTATCGTCACCGTTAGCTCCGCAGTTCGTTATTTTTCGCCGAAACTGCCGTTTTTTACCGCCGCGAATAGTTCGTCGCCTCGGGCGATACGCATTACGAATGACTCAGCCCGTTTGTTCGCTGGCAGGCCATCGACGAAAGGCGTGAAGTTGCCCGCCGTAGCCGTTAAGATGTGCGGGCAACGGTACCCTGCCTCTTCTTTAAAAACATCGCTTATGGCGACTGGCATCGATTATACCTATCGCTATCCCTTCGCCTCTTATCTGGGAGACGTGGACAGCGCGCCTGGACTGTATCTATCGACCTGCAGCGTGCGGCAGCAACATCCGCATTTCTTTTGCGGGCGGCTTCGCGAGCCCAAGTTGGTAGGCGATATGCTGCTGGCGCTGAGCGATGTCGTTCGCACGCATTACTTTTTGCCGCGCCCTGCCAATCTCGATCCCGTGGTCACGAGCTCGCCCGAGATGCTTCGCTTCGAAGGCTTCTCGGGTTGCTGCGGCGTGTATGCGCGCGTGGATTTGCCAGCGGCGGCCTTTGATCGCGATATTCAACGCAGCGGCACGACCAACGTCGACTTTAATACGGCCATGCGGAATTCATTGGCTCGCCTGCGTAACAGTCGCGAAGCGTCGCTGAGTGTCGGCCGCGAAGGAGTTGAGCTCACGCACGCGGGCGAAACCGTCGTCGAGAAAAAAGTAAAGTTGCCGATTCGCTGGCTGAAAGGCTTTAGCGAAGTGCAGGCCTATCAAGCTGGCTTGCAGCTGCGCGTGGAAGTGCCCGGCGCCGAAGCGCGACGATTTGTCCGCAGCCTGCCGACCGGCGTGGGACCAAAAAACATTTCGTACGTCGTGGCCAGTGGCGCTTCTTTGCGGCTGTCGCAGGTCTCGCGGCCCAGCGCGGTTCCGGTGCAAGGGATGAACCGCATTCGCGCGATCGAACCGTTGCTTACGACGGCCAAGACTCTGCGCATCTGGTCCGACGACGCCGGCGTGAGTGGTTGGGAAGTGATCTTTCCCACCGGCCGATTCTTTCTGCTGATGAGTCCCGAACTGCAACGCGGTTTCAGTGGCGAAGGGCAAGTCCTCGCGCAACTCGCCGCCGGAAATTGGCAAGAGGCGCTTCCTTACGTGCAATCCAATCTCGCCGGTCAATCGCAAATCGATGCTGCCGCGCTCGCCAGCAAAGTTGGCTTGCCAGAAAAAGAAGTCGCCGCTGCCCTCGCCGTACTTGGTACGCGCGGGCTCGCCGGTTTTGATGTCGCAACTGGAAAATTCTTTCATCGTGAGTTGCCGTTTGAACTCGCCCAGGTCGAAGCACTGCAGCCCCGTTTGAAAGAAGCCCGCAAGTTGCTCGCGGAAAAGGAATTGAAAGTCCTCGCCACCCCTGCCGAGCGAGCGTGGGACGTCGGCGTGCCGGGCACCAGTGTCGAACACCACGTGCGACTGCGACCGACGGGCGATCGCTGCACTTGTCAGTGGTACAGCAAACATCAGGGTGAGCGCGGGCCCTGCAAACACATGCTCGCGGCGCGGATGTTCGTCGAACGCGATGATGAAGATGGCGAGGATAAAGTATGACGGCCGAGGCCTTTCTGGAATGTTTGGACCGCAAGGGGCGTCAACAATGCACGCTCGACGATGCCATGCAGTTGGCGGAGATTGTGGCGACTTGGACCGAAGCCCAGCGGCGAAAGCTGTCGAAGACCGTCGTCGAGATGACGCGGGTTGGCCGTGATGTCGGTTTCTATTCCAGCAGTGCCTACCACATGTTGCATCTGGCAGTGCTCGCCGTGGGCCCTCTCGCAGCCGCGAAACGCGTTGATTCTTTTTATCACTTCGAAACGGCTGCCATCAAAATTCTCAGCGACCGCCGGCCTGATTGGCTCGATCAGTGGGTTGCTCTGCAAATGTCCAAGAAGTATCCGGCCATCAGCTGGTGGATGTTTCGCGAACTACTTCGCAACGGCACCTGCAGCAAGCCGAGTTCAGACGACTACATTCGCTTTCTCGTGAGTTTGAGCGGAGACGTTGACCCCTATCGCCCCGGCCCCCGCGACGTGCCTCGCGGTAGCTTCCGCCGCAGTGAATACCTGCAGCAGAATCCGGAGTTCATCGAAGACCTGTGGCGGTTTTTCGAAATCGAAACATCGATCTTCCTCACTTATTTTCAGCCTGAGGTACTCACCACGAATGCAGCCGACGGCAATGCGCCGGAAGGTTGGTGTGCGACGCTGATTCGCCTCGGCGAACTGGGGCTGATGGATCGACAACGATTGCTCACTGCCACCTTGCGCGCTCTCGGATCAAGTTTCTCAGCCAATGCTCTTACCAGTTTCGCGCGGTTTTTCGAAAGCCTGAACGCCACGCCCGAAGAACTCGCTGCCGCGCAAACGGTGTTCGGCGAATTGCTTGCTAATCGTGCGTCGCACGTGGTGAAGTTCTCCTTGGAGCAATTGACCAACTTGCAAAAGCTCGGCTTGCTCGATGGCCCCGCGTTTCTCGCCGCTGCGCCCGCCGTGTTCGCGGTGAAGCCCAAGGGGCAGCCACTAATGGTGCTGGCGATTGCGACGAAACTCGCCAAGGATCAGCCCGACCTGGTGCCAGAAATTGCCAATCTCGCCATCGAAGCCTTATCGCACGATTCAAGCGATGTGCAGGCCTCAGCGCTGAAGATGCTCGCCGGTTGGCAGGCGCGGTTGCACCGCGATCACGCCAGCGAACTACAGGCGAAATTGCCGGGAATAGCCGCAAGCGTTCGCCCCCGCGGCGAAGCGCTGATTGCTGCGCTCGGCGTGACGGCCGAAGATGATTCGCTCCCCTCCCCTGCCCCGTCGATTTCGCTCGAGGAGTTTCAATCGCGCGCCAGTGCCGTTCCTGAGCGCTGGCTGAGCGCGAGCGGATTCAACGCAGCGCTCACCGCAGCCACAAGCGATTCCTGCTTCACCGGCGCATCGTTCAACGTCAGCGAGATCTCGGTTCTCACTTCTTGCGCACCCATCGTGCCGATCGAAACGGTCGATGAGTTGCTCGATGCCGTCGCGCATGCGCTGGAAGAACTCGATTCGGGAGATGAACTCGAACGGATTCTCGACGGTATCAGTCGTTTGGGCAGCGAGCGGCCGGCTGACTTTGAGTTGCGCGCCAAGCCGCTCGTGCAACGACTCGTAGCCAATCGCCGCGACAACTGGCGAGGCCTGCTGGGCTTGGGCATGCATCCCAAGTTGCCGCAACTCTTGTTGCGCTGGTTGGGTTCGCCTGAGGTGGTTCAATACAAACAGATGGAAGATCCGCGCGCCTTGCCGAAGTTTATTGAGCGCCGCCTGCGCGAAATCGAAGCGCGCCTCGCCGCCGGGCGATCGCGGTCGTTGCTCTGCGCGCCGACGCATCAACACGGTTGGCTCGATCCACTCGTCTTCGTCGCTCGACTGCAAGCCACCACCACGCCGCGGACCGCAGATCTGCTGCAAGCACTCATTCGGCTCGCTCCCGATCATCGCGCGGCTGCGCTGGAGAGCGCCCGTGATTTGCCGGATGATTGGGGCGCTGCCGTGCGCTATGCGCTCGGTGGTCCGCCGCCGACGGAGTTTATCGAAAGCGATGAACGATTCTCGCTATGGCTCGCGGCTGGCAGATCGCGACAAGCTTTCGGACCGCTCACTGACCTCGCGCTTGCCGGAGGTCCGTCGCGCGAGACCATTATCGCCGAGCCGACGTTTGCCTGGCAGGCCATCGACCGCAATCCCGCGTCTCGTTGGTCCTCGACGATGACCCTCAAGCTGAGCATCAATCCCGGCCTTCCTCGCGCCGAAGAGAACGCGCTCCGCCCGACGCTGGCGATTCGCGAAGACAATCTTCATAACTGGGCCAACTTCGGCGTCGAATGGAGCAAGGCCTGGCTCATTCCACTTTGGCCGGCGAACCTCGACGCCGTACTAGCCGAGGGTGTGCGTCAACTGCGTGTCCGCATCGACGAACCGGCTTCAACGTTCGAACCGAACTACGTTTATCTGCAACCGCTCCTGCGGCCCGATGTTTCTTGGAGCGAGCTCAGTTGGTTGGCGATTTGGCTCGCACTGCTCAGCAAGGACTCTAGTTCGCGCGGCATGGCCATCGATGTGTTGATCACCGGTATCGAAGATGGCCGGGCTCAACTGCAGTTCGATGTCTTAGCAAAACTTGCCACTGGCGAATGGTTCAAACTCAACCGCCTCGCCGACGCAGGCCGCGAAGTGGCCCGCGTCTCGCCGAGGCACGCCTGGTGGTGGGCCGAACTGCTGCAACGCTTCCTCGCGCAGCTGGCCACTTGGCCCACCGAAGCCCATCACCTGCTGACACTCCTTCTCGAACTACTCTCAGAATTGCAACTCAGCCTGAACGCGGAATTTCGATCGACGTTCGAGTCGCGCACCGTCACCGGCAAAAGTGCGAAGGTGCTGAAGAGCATCCTGGCGCTGCAGGCCAAACCCAACTCCGCCGCGCGACAGCAAGCCCATTCGCTCGCGCTCGAAACTGCGTTGTCCCGCGCTGAGCGCTGGGCTGCGGGCAGTCTCTAATCTGCCTTTAAGGTTCGCTTCCTACCATTCGAGTGTGTGAGTTGGCCTTCAAGACGGCCGGCTGTGCCTCGGCCAACTCGAACTATCGTATTGGAGAAAATGTCATGTCTCATTCCCTGATTTGGTTTGCAGCCGTGGTGGCGTCGATTATCGGCATGCAAGGTGCAATGCCGTCGGCGAAAGCGCAATCGGCCAAGGAACCCGCCAGCAAGTCGGCTCTCGACGAACGCTCGGGCAAGATCGAAAAACTGCTGCGAAACGACCATCGCGACGTCGATGGAGCCATGCTCGACGACGGCACGCGGTTGCATTTTCCGCCGCACGCCGCCCAGCAGTTCGCCAGCATTCTGGAGGAAGGGAAACGCATCGTGGTGTACGGACAAAAGGAAAAGACGCCGCGCGGCGAGGAGGTTTTCGAAGTGAAGAAATTCAAAGTCGGTGACGAAGCCGTTGAAATCGCACCACCGCGCAAGCCCAAGCCGCCAGGCCCAAAAAACGAAGAGCGCGAGATGACCGCCGACGGCGAAGTGAAGGGGTATGAAAAAAATCCGAAGGGCGAAATCGACGGCTTGGTTCTCACCAACGGCACCGTGGTGAAGATGCCTCCCCACCGCGCCGTAGGACTGAAAGACAATTTCCCCGTTGGCTCGCAGGTGCATATCGAAGGTCGCCGGCACGTCACGCCCGCTGGCGATGTTCATCTGCATGCGGACAAAATCACGGCCGCCGATGATCGAGCCGACGCCGTCAGCGACAAGGCGACCATGGTGGAAGTGCTGCGCGAGCTGCGGGCCATTCGCGCTCTGCTCGAAGAGTCACGCAAGTAACGAGTAGAAACGAAGTGCACGACCGGCAGTTCGCTTGAGCTGCCGGTCTGCGATGGAGATAACGATGCGAGCCCTCGTCATTGAAGATCAAAACGACTTGAGACGCCTGATTCAGGAGATGCTGGAAGACGATGGCTACTGTGTGGATACGGCCCCCGATGGCGCCGAGGGATTGCTGAGAGCTCGCACGGTTTCGTACGACATCGTGCTGCTCGATATCATGCTGCCCAAATTGGATGGCTGGGAAGTGCTGGAGCAACTGCGCGAGACACGTCACACGCCGGTGCTGGTCCTCTCGGCTCGCGACGCGGTTTCCGATCGCGTGCTCGGTCTCGATCTGGGAGCCGACGACTATTTACCCAAACCGTTTGAGCGCTCCGAACTATTGGCTCGCGTGCGAGCGCTCATCAGGCGCTCTGCGGGGCAAACGAAATCGACGCTGCAAATTGCCGATATCGAAATCGATCTGACTTCCTGCGAAGTCCGGCAAGCCGGCGAATTGGTTTCGCTCACTGCCCGCGAGTTCAACCTGCTGAAATATCTTGCCGTGCATCGCGGCAAGGTCATCAGCCGCTTGGAACTCTACGATCACTTGTTCGCCGAGAACGACGATGCCGCCTCGAACGTGCTCGATGTTTACGTTTCCTACCTGCGCAAGAAACTTGGAGCCGATCTGATTCAGACCAAGCGAGGATTAGGTTATGTCATCCCCTAAGAAAGCTGCCTCGCCAACGCAGCAAGCGACACGAGTGCCGCGAGCCTACAGCCTGCGAAACGTGTTGCTGGCTTCGCACCTCGGACTGCTCGCGGCTGGCATGCTGATCTGCGGTATCGCGTTCTCGGCGTTGATGCTGTGGACGACTTATCGGCAAGCGGAAGCCGATCTGCTGGGCGCGGCACAAGTGATGATTCGCGATGCCAACGGTCGGGGAGAATCGATGTCGATTCCTCCCACCTACTTTCATCGCTTCGGCCCCGCGCCCCGCGATCAAGCCTACTTCGCTCTCTGGGATAGCAACGGCAAGTTGGTAGCTCAGTCCAAAAATCTGCCGGCGAATATCGAGCCGACCTCGCAGCACCTCCCCGATCACGGCCCGCGGCCTTACGTGAGTCGAGCCTACGGCCGAAATTTGGAAATCATGGTCGCCACACCCGAGCAAGGGCAGCTGTTGATTGGGCGGCCTCTGGCGAAAGAGTTCGATTTGTTTTGGTGGATGCTGGCCAGATTCGCTGCCATCGTCACGACGGGGCTGATTGCCGGAGCGGTGGCCGCGTGGGGACTTTCCCGCTGGATCGCGCGACCGGTGGCGACGATTGCGAGTCGAGCCGAATCGATCTCTGAAAATAATCTCGAACAGCGGATCGAAGTTTCTCACGGCACGCTCGAAGTGGTTGCACTCGCCGACGTGCTGAATCGGATGCTGGCTAAGTTGCACGCAGCTTTCGCGCGGCAGTCACAATTTACGGCCGATGCAGCGCACGAACTTCGCACGCCGATCACCATCATCCTCGCGCAGGCCGAACAAACCTTGGCCCGCGAA is drawn from Anatilimnocola floriformis and contains these coding sequences:
- a CDS encoding response regulator transcription factor; amino-acid sequence: MRALVIEDQNDLRRLIQEMLEDDGYCVDTAPDGAEGLLRARTVSYDIVLLDIMLPKLDGWEVLEQLRETRHTPVLVLSARDAVSDRVLGLDLGADDYLPKPFERSELLARVRALIRRSAGQTKSTLQIADIEIDLTSCEVRQAGELVSLTAREFNLLKYLAVHRGKVISRLELYDHLFAENDDAASNVLDVYVSYLRKKLGADLIQTKRGLGYVIP
- a CDS encoding SHD1 domain-containing protein, whose protein sequence is MNTSWRERKSEIFVAALLLWGATLTAFAADPKPDHRIVLRVSSAMLNSSMDGKDLVNRESDVQEQMLGTTVIGKAKVTGTPVVKLIESGDSAKFQIILEGTAVSHTTGYNGPAIVTSRSTTKFTATKLVVFEPTRGFYGQPAKVNATTQTTIENIDSTRGGIIGRIVRRRAAAIEAGQHGQFEQIAAQRAERRIQLAFEKTAAHRLAKLNEVADVRSLASATGHSHSPMDIKYSCCTTPHYFQIATSFSDSGPPLELPKYDPNNPHNAPVEVWVHDTFIGEPIATGIDLLAKQAETNKLALTISAVARTLGSAEFTDKIPTVIGRQTLHMHKIGHWRVAKVEIPAPDLAEVVQVLRPVSAPSKPAVLPKVTVDVADANRTWTSGKYTAEAKFVGIDGKTVKLQRTTGVNTTIPLEKLSDADQAWIKEYLAKAPRTASN
- a CDS encoding lactate racemase domain-containing protein, translating into MSTYPNIFRVRQKFDSQTVEDIPTTVENELARLELGNKVLPGQTVAITAGSRGIANIAKIIHAVVHHFKKLGAQPFIVPAMGSHGGGTAEGQRGLIEGYGITEHAMGCPIRASMETVIVCQAQEGFPVHFDKHAFGADHVCVVGRVKPHTNFVGDIESGLMKMMLIGLGKHEGAKIYHRAIIDYNFGQILRSVAREVLAKCRIVAGVGIVENAYDQTAKIQAVAPHEFEAREKELLILAKQWIPRLPFNMAHVLLVDQIGKNISGAGMDTNVIGRKFNDHVAMEDEWPKVKRICVRDLTDATHGNATGIGMSEFCLTRVIEKIDVKITRINCLTGGHPTAAMMPLDYATDQLMLDTAFPTCGLVDPENISLQWIHNTLEVAEVECSAAYWNEAKSRTDLTILTDPRPMPFDAAGNLPDRV
- a CDS encoding sensor histidine kinase, with product MSSPKKAASPTQQATRVPRAYSLRNVLLASHLGLLAAGMLICGIAFSALMLWTTYRQAEADLLGAAQVMIRDANGRGESMSIPPTYFHRFGPAPRDQAYFALWDSNGKLVAQSKNLPANIEPTSQHLPDHGPRPYVSRAYGRNLEIMVATPEQGQLLIGRPLAKEFDLFWWMLARFAAIVTTGLIAGAVAAWGLSRWIARPVATIASRAESISENNLEQRIEVSHGTLEVVALADVLNRMLAKLHAAFARQSQFTADAAHELRTPITIILAQAEQTLARERSTADYQQALQTCQRTARQMKSLVDNLMLLAKADAGQPGARTEIVDLSQAVRESADELALLVKERGVQLHVHATAALVQGDFQQLRQVAANLLSNAIKHNVPQGEVWIDVSANGNQATLRVRDNGPGIAAEHHAQLFDRFYRVDRSRTHGAEVSSGIGLSIVREIVTAHGGTVQLDSSPGAGATFLVTLPLASARA
- a CDS encoding DUF6493 family protein, producing the protein MTAEAFLECLDRKGRQQCTLDDAMQLAEIVATWTEAQRRKLSKTVVEMTRVGRDVGFYSSSAYHMLHLAVLAVGPLAAAKRVDSFYHFETAAIKILSDRRPDWLDQWVALQMSKKYPAISWWMFRELLRNGTCSKPSSDDYIRFLVSLSGDVDPYRPGPRDVPRGSFRRSEYLQQNPEFIEDLWRFFEIETSIFLTYFQPEVLTTNAADGNAPEGWCATLIRLGELGLMDRQRLLTATLRALGSSFSANALTSFARFFESLNATPEELAAAQTVFGELLANRASHVVKFSLEQLTNLQKLGLLDGPAFLAAAPAVFAVKPKGQPLMVLAIATKLAKDQPDLVPEIANLAIEALSHDSSDVQASALKMLAGWQARLHRDHASELQAKLPGIAASVRPRGEALIAALGVTAEDDSLPSPAPSISLEEFQSRASAVPERWLSASGFNAALTAATSDSCFTGASFNVSEISVLTSCAPIVPIETVDELLDAVAHALEELDSGDELERILDGISRLGSERPADFELRAKPLVQRLVANRRDNWRGLLGLGMHPKLPQLLLRWLGSPEVVQYKQMEDPRALPKFIERRLREIEARLAAGRSRSLLCAPTHQHGWLDPLVFVARLQATTTPRTADLLQALIRLAPDHRAAALESARDLPDDWGAAVRYALGGPPPTEFIESDERFSLWLAAGRSRQAFGPLTDLALAGGPSRETIIAEPTFAWQAIDRNPASRWSSTMTLKLSINPGLPRAEENALRPTLAIREDNLHNWANFGVEWSKAWLIPLWPANLDAVLAEGVRQLRVRIDEPASTFEPNYVYLQPLLRPDVSWSELSWLAIWLALLSKDSSSRGMAIDVLITGIEDGRAQLQFDVLAKLATGEWFKLNRLADAGREVARVSPRHAWWWAELLQRFLAQLATWPTEAHHLLTLLLELLSELQLSLNAEFRSTFESRTVTGKSAKVLKSILALQAKPNSAARQQAHSLALETALSRAERWAAGSL
- a CDS encoding SWIM zinc finger family protein, producing MATGIDYTYRYPFASYLGDVDSAPGLYLSTCSVRQQHPHFFCGRLREPKLVGDMLLALSDVVRTHYFLPRPANLDPVVTSSPEMLRFEGFSGCCGVYARVDLPAAAFDRDIQRSGTTNVDFNTAMRNSLARLRNSREASLSVGREGVELTHAGETVVEKKVKLPIRWLKGFSEVQAYQAGLQLRVEVPGAEARRFVRSLPTGVGPKNISYVVASGASLRLSQVSRPSAVPVQGMNRIRAIEPLLTTAKTLRIWSDDAGVSGWEVIFPTGRFFLLMSPELQRGFSGEGQVLAQLAAGNWQEALPYVQSNLAGQSQIDAAALASKVGLPEKEVAAALAVLGTRGLAGFDVATGKFFHRELPFELAQVEALQPRLKEARKLLAEKELKVLATPAERAWDVGVPGTSVEHHVRLRPTGDRCTCQWYSKHQGERGPCKHMLAARMFVERDDEDGEDKV